From a single Corynebacterium kroppenstedtii DSM 44385 genomic region:
- the eccB gene encoding type VII secretion protein EccB, whose product MASSNHDGPGHGDHQRGRASAGGGKDYQQPTSSAQLAGYRFVRKQLEQALVCADTRMVHDVPGSRRRALAIGVVLSVLGIAGAGIMAMMRPDPAIGDHTILIAADTGQMFVRVDDTLHPVTDLASARLVVGKAEEAHRVSSKNLASLSRGEFIGLRGPSDLPPQGNAESTERSWGVCHSPDNPRSSNKSRSADGLRSTDKSGAQKMPSRAPGASSLVKKAAYNEGKSADDEGADDVENDVKPGQNSRGTLSVAVAESMPLDARSAILRAESGMWLISPDSSDGHPYRRSLLAKRGSIPEPAVSRALGISSSIIRDVPDSFVEAIPRVDDVRTIRSSMPAGGESGLRRPFNTIGTVIIADQHGSSAGRTADPSSIHRQTVGNSPSHDSGATTRDDAAVDDGDVYVVRDHGIAPLAPVHARLLLSRPGVVVERVSPADISDIPTADELNWGTIPGEKPEWAPREGRLCAGTVTSPREKQRPATDAESAEVGDADILTWSEATTFPHGAVPVVQAEQAVAVGKKEEERLTPRTADYYSGPAHAVAVDTGSGYAIVSSDGRRFAVDSLETLQILGFRTPTVAPWSVVRHLAEGENLSRDRASKIIVAAEQP is encoded by the coding sequence ATGGCAAGTTCGAACCACGATGGGCCGGGTCACGGCGACCACCAGCGGGGACGTGCATCCGCCGGTGGCGGTAAGGACTATCAGCAGCCGACGTCCAGTGCACAGTTAGCTGGATACCGATTTGTTCGTAAGCAGCTGGAACAGGCCCTGGTTTGTGCGGATACCCGCATGGTTCACGACGTTCCCGGGAGCCGACGCCGAGCCTTGGCGATCGGTGTTGTGCTGAGCGTTCTCGGTATCGCCGGTGCTGGGATTATGGCCATGATGCGGCCCGATCCCGCGATTGGAGACCACACGATTCTGATCGCAGCAGATACCGGCCAAATGTTCGTGCGCGTCGACGACACGCTCCACCCGGTGACGGATCTGGCATCGGCGCGGCTCGTGGTGGGCAAAGCGGAAGAAGCTCACCGAGTGTCGAGCAAGAATTTAGCATCCTTGTCACGCGGGGAGTTTATCGGGCTCCGGGGGCCGTCCGATTTGCCACCGCAGGGGAATGCGGAATCGACGGAGAGATCGTGGGGAGTATGCCATTCGCCGGATAACCCCCGGTCATCGAACAAATCTCGGTCGGCAGATGGCCTTCGCTCCACGGATAAGTCTGGTGCACAGAAGATGCCTTCCCGCGCTCCAGGCGCATCCTCCTTGGTGAAGAAAGCTGCCTACAACGAGGGTAAGAGTGCTGATGACGAGGGGGCCGACGACGTCGAGAATGACGTAAAACCTGGTCAGAATAGCCGCGGCACGTTATCGGTGGCGGTGGCCGAGTCCATGCCACTCGATGCTCGCTCGGCGATTCTCCGGGCAGAAAGTGGGATGTGGTTGATCAGCCCGGATTCGTCCGACGGACATCCATATCGGCGCTCACTCCTCGCCAAGCGCGGTTCCATCCCCGAGCCAGCGGTTTCGCGGGCACTGGGCATTTCCTCATCGATCATTCGGGATGTCCCGGATTCCTTCGTCGAAGCGATCCCCCGCGTCGATGATGTTCGTACTATTCGATCATCCATGCCGGCTGGAGGTGAGTCTGGTTTACGTCGCCCCTTCAACACCATCGGTACCGTGATCATCGCTGACCAGCACGGTTCGTCCGCGGGGCGCACGGCAGACCCTTCATCGATACACCGACAGACCGTCGGTAATAGCCCCTCCCATGATTCCGGGGCAACCACACGCGACGACGCAGCTGTCGACGACGGTGACGTTTACGTTGTGCGTGACCACGGAATTGCTCCTCTAGCTCCCGTGCATGCTCGTTTGCTGCTTTCGCGACCAGGCGTGGTGGTGGAGCGAGTGAGCCCGGCGGACATTTCAGACATACCGACGGCCGACGAACTGAACTGGGGAACCATACCGGGGGAGAAACCTGAGTGGGCTCCGCGAGAGGGGCGGCTTTGTGCGGGGACGGTAACAAGCCCCCGCGAGAAGCAACGACCCGCCACCGATGCCGAATCTGCAGAGGTGGGCGACGCCGACATCCTCACGTGGTCGGAGGCGACAACCTTCCCGCATGGTGCAGTGCCTGTCGTTCAGGCGGAGCAGGCGGTGGCCGTCGGCAAGAAAGAAGAAGAACGGCTCACTCCACGAACTGCCGACTACTATTCCGGGCCGGCCCACGCGGTGGCCGTTGACACCGGATCGGGGTATGCGATCGTGAGCTCGGACGGCCGACGATTCGCCGTGGATTCATTGGAAACGCTGCAGATCCTGGGATTTCGTACTCCCACAGTGGCACCGTGGTCGGTAGTCCGGCATCTCGCTGAGGGGGAAAACCTCTCCCGCGATCGCGCGTCAAAAATTATTGTCGCCGCCGAGCAACCATGA
- a CDS encoding S8 family serine peptidase, protein MPRSLRIPTSAHFSYISAPSTSQKVGFSSRRTLASVCVTIGVLSSTIIDSPWSVGPPRSYAADVDTRENQCSRGLTEVELARRGFATDMLTPVDSLPSLAEAQRLATGRGITVAVIDTGVNRHVDLPTLVGGGDLLGDTDGTEDCDLHGTIVGTIIAGHGRARGVAPDVKLLSIRQTSAHAQPRPRSGDGEGGQPASPSTGSPKTGTLTGVADAINRSVDAHARVINISVAACTDPRMEPEGIEHLRGSLDRAESAGVTVVAAAGNSTGPCHDGMNAYPAHEPTVISVGAVGGDRHRRADYALAGGDITAPGGPVMGPELGSSPIMAATDPAEIQRNPAMAEEPTPQPFVGTSFSAPLVSGTVALMLEVAPHLSPSDVRQILAATATPGAGSQAGMVHPARAVGMARRHAESGGVIPTESREASDPDITMPASATHHSHRRMVITVIAIPFTILCAVGAAVMVARRRQ, encoded by the coding sequence GTATGCGTCACGATCGGGGTTTTATCGTCGACGATCATCGATTCTCCTTGGTCGGTCGGACCTCCGCGGTCATACGCTGCCGACGTCGACACCCGTGAAAACCAATGTTCGCGCGGTTTGACGGAGGTCGAATTAGCCCGGCGCGGTTTCGCCACGGATATGCTCACTCCTGTGGATTCCTTACCTTCGTTGGCCGAGGCTCAGCGTTTGGCAACGGGTCGGGGAATCACGGTGGCCGTCATTGATACGGGGGTAAATCGCCATGTCGATCTCCCGACGCTGGTCGGTGGCGGGGATCTTTTGGGCGACACCGATGGCACTGAGGACTGCGATCTGCACGGAACAATCGTCGGCACGATTATCGCTGGTCACGGGCGTGCGCGTGGGGTTGCTCCGGATGTTAAATTGTTGTCGATACGGCAAACGAGCGCTCACGCCCAGCCACGTCCGCGCTCTGGGGACGGTGAAGGCGGGCAGCCTGCGTCCCCTTCAACCGGGTCCCCGAAAACGGGCACCTTAACCGGTGTTGCGGACGCTATTAATAGGAGTGTCGACGCGCACGCACGCGTGATCAATATTTCGGTCGCTGCCTGCACAGATCCACGGATGGAGCCCGAGGGGATCGAGCATCTTCGTGGTTCGCTGGATCGTGCCGAGAGCGCCGGGGTGACAGTGGTCGCGGCGGCGGGGAATTCCACTGGTCCGTGTCATGATGGAATGAATGCTTATCCTGCCCATGAACCGACGGTGATCTCGGTGGGGGCCGTTGGCGGTGATCGTCATCGGCGGGCGGATTATGCCCTCGCCGGCGGCGATATTACGGCCCCGGGTGGTCCGGTGATGGGTCCTGAGCTGGGGTCATCACCAATTATGGCGGCCACTGATCCTGCGGAGATTCAGCGGAATCCTGCCATGGCGGAGGAACCAACCCCTCAGCCTTTTGTCGGGACGAGCTTTTCAGCCCCGCTCGTATCGGGCACGGTGGCCTTGATGCTCGAGGTTGCTCCGCATTTGAGTCCATCTGATGTTCGGCAGATTCTTGCGGCGACGGCAACGCCGGGGGCTGGGTCTCAGGCGGGGATGGTTCACCCTGCTCGGGCGGTGGGAATGGCGCGTCGGCACGCGGAGTCTGGGGGTGTGATCCCCACGGAGTCTCGGGAAGCGTCCGATCCTGACATCACCATGCCCGCTTCTGCTACTCACCACTCCCACCGCCGCATGGTGATAACCGTGATTGCGATCCCGTTCACGATTCTGTGTGCGGTGGGTGCCGCGGTCATGGTTGCTCGGCGGCGACAATAA
- a CDS encoding ABC transporter ATP-binding protein, with the protein MENLPDNDTASDTPTPSPHAPHVAPLSDDPTSCAMAFRNLYKAFRGKPAVNQLNLDIPRGSFYGLVGPNGAGKTTAITMSTGLLRPDQGSVWVNGINVWDKPAAAKATFGLLADGLPTFDRLSGKELLQFSGALRGMDEGIVEKRANELLDVLDLKESANKIVADYSAGMTKKILLAQALIHRPELLILDEPLEAVDPVSAQIIRSILTTYVKAGGTVIMSSHVMEVVEGLCDHVAIMQNGRVLASGTTDEVRNGSSLTDTFLNLVGGGRLAEGSLGWLAS; encoded by the coding sequence ATGGAGAATCTACCGGATAACGACACCGCTTCCGATACCCCTACCCCTTCACCCCATGCACCCCATGTCGCGCCACTCTCGGATGATCCGACATCGTGCGCTATGGCATTTCGTAACCTCTACAAAGCTTTCCGAGGGAAACCAGCTGTTAATCAATTGAATTTGGACATTCCCCGCGGGAGTTTTTACGGTCTCGTCGGCCCTAATGGCGCGGGAAAGACCACAGCGATCACGATGTCCACCGGTCTCCTCCGCCCGGATCAGGGTTCCGTATGGGTCAATGGAATTAATGTGTGGGATAAACCCGCAGCAGCAAAAGCAACTTTCGGGCTCTTGGCTGATGGTTTACCCACTTTTGATCGTTTGTCAGGAAAAGAACTTCTCCAATTTTCTGGCGCTCTACGCGGAATGGATGAGGGAATCGTCGAGAAACGCGCTAATGAATTACTCGATGTTCTCGATCTCAAAGAATCCGCAAATAAAATTGTCGCTGATTATTCGGCCGGTATGACAAAAAAGATTCTTCTGGCTCAGGCACTTATTCACCGCCCCGAACTTCTTATTCTCGACGAGCCGCTAGAAGCTGTTGATCCCGTGTCGGCTCAAATTATCCGATCAATTTTGACGACGTACGTCAAAGCCGGGGGAACAGTCATTATGAGCTCGCATGTGATGGAAGTTGTTGAGGGACTCTGCGACCACGTAGCCATTATGCAAAATGGCAGAGTTTTGGCTAGCGGAACAACCGATGAGGTGCGCAATGGGTCGAGTTTGACCGATACATTCCTCAACCTCGTCGGCGGCGGAAGACTGGCTGAAGGAAGTTTGGGGTGGTTAGCATCATGA
- a CDS encoding ABC transporter permease — protein sequence MSQPINPNNTEPVSGSPSTRVQSASPSQPFHASDKEIRSAVFRLHMRLWKKSWYEGASQWILVIMTTLYAIGGVAFTASSCVDIARRTGRFSAAAVGAHPAGDMSGPIADNPWTAFAALGATTLLVLALIWPAGENTVQPAKLAQFPLKPSSLVRALLPTIVVQSRAIIAIGVTIATMVAVIMSGNATGQWFTAAIGIVGLILGISCLLVINQALIVTSSSSGGNRSRRNWLYFIGTFLFLFVFIVIQVFASGFASSVTDTILKWVIRIAGWTPLASGPAMIDDAAQHAWISLVIRTVITVVFIIAGLYLWSRSVDRDFASAANTSGESEDVSPRDSFYLRGVPHTVVGALFSRQLKYWVRDNRFKYAILSFPIMALIFLIMGIATGNNGLIVGALYIAIIGSSNFASNDFGMDGPANWVHMAAGTRGKDIVMARAIAVIIFNVLLLVPCLVIMVLFADFTPNQKAIMAGACLGGVFAGPAVGLFLSAYNPFPAVKPGVNTMRNNGRQSGPAFVAMLIALAAFTIILGPAVAVPLIGLTGAWFAAAYSLIVGLAMLAGSIALSAKRIDSHYPEIFAKVRKFL from the coding sequence ATGAGTCAGCCGATTAATCCGAATAACACGGAGCCGGTCTCGGGTTCTCCATCGACACGTGTTCAATCCGCGTCGCCGTCTCAACCATTTCACGCTAGCGATAAGGAAATCCGTTCTGCGGTTTTCCGCTTGCATATGCGTTTATGGAAAAAGTCCTGGTACGAGGGCGCTAGCCAATGGATTCTTGTCATTATGACGACGCTGTACGCGATAGGGGGCGTCGCGTTTACGGCTAGCTCTTGCGTCGATATTGCTCGTAGAACGGGCCGGTTTTCAGCGGCTGCGGTCGGTGCACACCCGGCGGGCGATATGAGTGGACCTATCGCCGACAATCCATGGACCGCTTTCGCAGCACTCGGGGCCACAACCCTGCTCGTGTTGGCTCTCATATGGCCGGCTGGGGAAAATACGGTTCAGCCAGCTAAGTTAGCGCAATTCCCACTTAAACCTTCGTCGCTGGTGAGAGCGTTACTGCCCACCATCGTTGTTCAAAGTCGTGCGATTATTGCCATCGGTGTCACCATAGCCACGATGGTCGCGGTCATCATGTCAGGTAATGCGACAGGACAATGGTTCACGGCGGCCATTGGCATTGTCGGATTAATTTTGGGGATTTCGTGTCTCCTCGTTATTAATCAAGCCCTGATTGTGACATCGAGTTCTAGTGGAGGTAACCGTTCACGCCGAAACTGGCTCTATTTCATTGGCACATTTCTTTTCCTCTTTGTTTTCATTGTTATTCAGGTTTTCGCTTCTGGCTTCGCATCGTCGGTAACCGACACTATTCTTAAGTGGGTTATTCGTATTGCGGGCTGGACACCTCTAGCCTCAGGCCCGGCGATGATCGACGACGCCGCCCAGCACGCTTGGATCAGCCTCGTTATCCGAACCGTCATCACAGTTGTTTTCATTATTGCCGGCCTATACCTGTGGTCGCGGTCCGTCGATCGTGATTTCGCGTCCGCCGCCAATACGTCGGGAGAATCTGAAGATGTTTCTCCACGAGACTCTTTTTACCTCCGTGGAGTTCCCCACACCGTCGTCGGAGCATTATTCTCACGTCAGTTGAAATACTGGGTGAGAGATAATCGATTTAAATATGCGATTTTGAGTTTCCCGATCATGGCGCTCATATTTTTGATTATGGGGATTGCCACGGGAAACAATGGTTTAATCGTCGGCGCTCTGTATATTGCGATTATCGGTAGCTCTAACTTCGCTTCGAATGATTTCGGTATGGATGGACCAGCTAACTGGGTCCACATGGCAGCTGGAACACGGGGTAAAGATATCGTTATGGCTCGCGCTATTGCGGTGATTATTTTCAATGTCCTGTTACTGGTTCCTTGCCTGGTCATCATGGTTCTTTTTGCGGATTTCACCCCCAACCAGAAGGCGATTATGGCTGGCGCGTGCCTCGGCGGGGTTTTTGCAGGTCCCGCGGTCGGCTTATTCCTCTCCGCCTATAACCCCTTCCCCGCTGTCAAACCCGGCGTTAACACAATGAGGAATAACGGACGGCAATCCGGCCCAGCCTTCGTAGCAATGCTTATTGCACTGGCCGCATTCACCATCATTCTTGGTCCGGCAGTTGCTGTTCCACTTATCGGTCTCACCGGGGCGTGGTTCGCCGCTGCATACTCCCTGATTGTGGGCCTCGCGATGCTCGCTGGCTCCATTGCCCTGTCCGCAAAACGAATTGATTCGCACTATCCCGAGATTTTCGCGAAGGTTCGGAAGTTCTTATAG